Proteins from a genomic interval of Diceros bicornis minor isolate mBicDic1 chromosome 34, mDicBic1.mat.cur, whole genome shotgun sequence:
- the LOC131397259 gene encoding LOW QUALITY PROTEIN: sialic acid-binding Ig-like lectin 5 (The sequence of the model RefSeq protein was modified relative to this genomic sequence to represent the inferred CDS: inserted 2 bases in 1 codon; substituted 1 base at 1 genomic stop codon), with protein MLLHLLLLLPVLWGVPMAQDQIYQLELLASVTVQEGLCVFVPCKFSYPWISFGTLHVFWFRKGADRNQDLPVATNKQEQQLQESTQGRFFLLGEPQAHNCSLSIRDVNMGDNGTYYFHMEDALRKHSYLDKMLSLHVTALTHRPDILTSEPLESGRPGNITCSVSWACEXGMAPIFSWTSASLTSLGPRTHLSYVLTLTPRPQDHGTSLTCQGKFPAVGMTMERTIQLNVTYAPQNMVISIFQGNSTDLKILQDASTLPVLEGQTVRLLCVADSNPPAELSWFQGSPALNATPISTTAIPELPTIGTTGGDFTCLARHPLGSQNVSVSLSVVYPPQLLGLSCSWEVQGLHCGCSSQAQPAPSLRWQLGEGLLEGNSSNASFTVTSSSEGPWANSSLSLSRGLSSCLRLSCEATNVHGAQIATVLLLPGKPEPRAGRVLAAVAGAGITALLXLCLCLIFRVKTCRKKAAQPVQSTDNVNPVKGSGSGAHRHQFWTDSPSDHPAPAGVSPISRKEPELHYAFLRFHKPPKKKDINIEYAEIKTHK; from the exons ATGTTGTTGCATCTGCTGCTACTGCTGCCTGTGCTGTGGGGAG TGCCCATGGCTCAGGATCAGATCTATCAGCTGGAACTACTGGCATCCGTGACAGTGCAGGAGGGCCTGTGTGTCTTCGTGCCCTGCAAATTTTCCTATCCTTGGATTTCATTTGGAACCCTCCACGTGTTTTGGTTCCGGAAAGGGGCGGATAGAAACCAAGATCTTCCAGTGGCtacaaacaaacaagaacagCAGCTGCAGGAGAGCACTCAGGGCCGGTTCTTCCTCCTTGGAGAACCCCAGGCCCACAACTGCTCCCTGAGCATCAGAGATGTCAACATGGGGGACAATGGAACTTACTACTTTCACATGGAGGATGCCTTGAGGAAACACTCATATCTAGATAAGATGCTCTCTCTGCATGTGACAG CCCTGACCCACAGGCCCGACATCCTTACTTCAGAGCCCCTGGAGTCTGGCCGCCCTGGGAACATTACCTGCTCTGTGTCCTGGGCCTGTGAGTAGGGCATGGCCCCCATATTCTCCTGGACATCTGCTTCCCTCACCTCCCTTGGCCCCAGGACCCACCTCTCCTATGTGCTCACCCTCACCCCACGGCCTCAGGACCACGGTACCAGCCTCACCTGTCAGGGGAAGTTCCCTGCAGTTGGCATGACCATGGAAAGGACCATCCAGCTCAATGTCACCT ATGCTCCACAGAACATGGTCATCAGCATCTTCCAAGGAAACAGCACAG ACCTCAAGATCCTGCAAGACGCCTCGACCCTTCCCGTCCTGGAGGGCCAGACTGTGCGGCTGCTCTGTGTGGCTGACAGCAACCCCCCTGCAGAGCTGAGCTGGTTCCAGGGGTCCCCAGCCCTGAACGCCACCCCCATATCCACCACCGCCATCCCGGAACTGCCTACCATAGGGACTACAGGAGGAGACTTCACCTGCCTCGCTCGGCACCCACTGGGCTCCCAAAATGTCTCTGTGAGCCTCTCCGTGGTCT ACCCCCCACAGCTGCTGGGACTCTCCTGCTCCTGGGAGGTCCAGGGTCTGCACTGTGGCTGTTCATCCCAAGCCCAGCCAGCCCCCTCCCTGCGCTGGCAGCTGGGGGAGGGTCTGCTGGAGGGGAACAGCAGCAACGCCTCCTTCACGGTCACCTCCAGCTCCGAGGGTCCCTGGGCCAACAGCTCCCTGAGCCTCAGCAGGGGGCTCAGCTCCTGCCTCAGACTCAGCTGTGAGGCCACGAATGTCCATGGAGCCCAGATTGCCACTGTCCTGCTGCTGC CAGGTAAACCAGAACCCAGGGCTGGCAGGGTCCTGGCAGCAGTTGCAGGAGCTGGCATCACGGCcttgct tctctgcctctgtctcatcTTCAG AGTGAAGACCTGCAGGAAGAAGGCAGCCCAGCCAGTGCAGAGCACGGACAACGTGAACCCAGTCAAGGGCTCAGGCTCCGGG GCTCATCGCCACCAGTTCTGGACAGACTCCCCTTCAGACCACCCAGCCCCTGCTGGGGTGAGCCCCATCTCGagaaaggaaccagagctccaCTATGCTTTCCTCAGATTTCACAAGCCtcccaaaaaaaaagacatcaacaTCGAATATGCAGAGATCAAGACACACAAATGA